The Silene latifolia isolate original U9 population chromosome X, ASM4854445v1, whole genome shotgun sequence genome contains the following window.
ACCCCACAACATACAAAATTCAACTGATGCATTGATCTAACTCCTCAGCAGCACCAAACATTGAATCTTATACTTTTACAATAAATTGTAATATCACAAGTAAAATATGCAACAGAACATTACAAAATTGTTTAATTACTTCAGCAACCCACTCCAACCTACCAACTATTTAAAAGGCAACTTTCTTGATTCAGACGGACAATTTCCATTTGAAATTAAGACGGACCAAATATAGAGATGGCAGTGGGCCGTGCTGGGCCGGCCCGCGTGCCGGCCCATCGTGCCACCCCAAAAAATGGCCCGGCCCAGGCACGCTAATTAGGCCCACCGTGCCGTGCCGTGCTTGGCCCATACTTGAATATCACAGCCGCGGCCCGCCTATGGCACGGTTATTTTCGTCTTTGGGCGTCTCGCCCATAAATTTGTCGTGCCTTGTTCATGGGCCGCCCATCgtcgttattttttttttttttttttttttttttttaaaaaaaaaaaaaaacaaagaacattTTATAATAGTTGTATGATTTTAGTaccttttttttattaatataataattcaactaaaatatatattttattaaatattaatgtaattgattacttgtatttttaatatattcgATTTAATCAAATAATTAAGAAACGATGAAAAAAAAGAGTTTTTTATTAAACGATTAAGAAACAATGTTAAAAAAAATACCTCAATCTTTTATTAAAAAAGCATGAAACGATATAACTACACGTCTACAAGTTTATTCAATTAAAAAAAAACGATGAAACGATTAAGAAACGATATTAATCTAATATAATAATaagaaaaaaatacaaaatacaagtttatttaatATGATATGCAACTATGAATCTGACGAGGTGCTTGTTTCGTCGGAATCAAGCTCGTGCTCATGATCGACAAAGTCTTGTTGACGATTTTCGGCATCCATCCAATCCTTATAGCACACTAACATTTTAAGTGTATTCTAGCCAATTGGGTGGAACATTCATCATAATTATAATTGGACGATTGGTTATCGGGGTGAGTCACGAATTGGTCCATTGTAGGTTGGTCACTTTGGATTCGTTTAGTACAACTTTTCCAATGTCGATTTAGATGACCGGTACCACCCGTAGTAGCACAACTAAATATGCGATCACAATATCTACATTTGCAAACCGGTCTAGTTTTACTCTTTAAAAAATGACTCCATGCTTCACTAGAATTACCCTTTTTATGCATTTCGTTCATTTCTTGTTCGGTACACCATACATCTACTACGGGTTGTTTGGGTTGTGTTTGGGGTAGTGATGTCTCGGTAGATGACCCATGTTCGGACGGTGGTCTTATCCCCCCCGTCACAAAAGGTGGTAAAATAGGCATTGTACTAGGTCCTTCAAAAGCTTGATTTTCGAAAATAGTATTTTCAAAATGCATGTTATCAAGTAGTGACGGATGAAAATTCATATTTTGGTTCATGTTTAATGGTGGTTCGGGGTTTGGTGAATCCGACTCACTAATATGACGTGACCTCTTAGACGAGTTTTGTGAGTCCATAATTATAATTAAATTTTTAAAAGACAAACTAATATTTAAAGAgaattaattaactaaatttaactcaacaaacaaaaattaaaacaatataataaaaagtaGAGTTAGAAAATGCAAACAAAGCTATCGGAATTCGGAATATCGAAATGAAGAATTGAACCCTTGCTTGAACCGAATACCCGATTCAACAAACCCGATGTTATAAAACCCAATTGAACCCTTGCTTGAACTTCCGATTCAACAAACCCGATTAACTAATTACTTTATAtaactaattattttatattactaattattttatataagatttttatatatttataagttatattgtAAAATTATAAGAAGTATATAAGAATAAAGATAAGTAGAAGAGAATAAGAGATGGATTGAATTGTGAAGAAATGAATTGAATTGAGGTTGTATTTATAGAGTTAggaattatataaaaaaaaaaaaaaaaaaaaatcaaaacaaccGTTGCAATTACAACGGCAACAAAAGTCTAAACAAAACAGAGGAAGGATAACAAAACAGAGAAAACATGATCAGCCCATCATCAACGGACAACGGCTATAAACAGCCACTTTCGTGCCACAACCCGGGCCGTGCCGTGCCAGGCCCGCGTGCCTGGTGCGTGCCGTGCCTGGCCGTGCCAGGGCCGTGCCGTGCCTGGGCACGGGAAATTCTTCATTTCTGCGTCGGAGCCCGGACTCGTGCCGTGCCGTGCGTGCCTGGGCCACCTCGACAACTGCACCCGTGCCGTGCCGTGCGTGCCTGGGCTCGTGCCTGGCCGTGCCGCCCACCGTGCCTGGGCACGAAATGCCAACTCTAACCAAATATAACAATTATAAATATTTTAGATAAAATGTTGCCATCAgtttttttggttaaaaattgACAACTTTAGTTATAAATTTAAAGAAAAGGCATGTATATGATCTTACCAGCCAACAAAGGGAACCAAAAATATAAGTGATCAACGTTATCAGCCGACTCCGTTTTCCTACCATCCATCTTTTCCAGGTAGATGTATCGAACATCAAAATACTGCAGGCATAGATGACATCTTACCATTGATCCGACATAACCTAGAGCCTCACTTTTCCACGATCATCCTCGCCCTAGAAAATAAACCGCAAAACGGGTCTGGAATAGTATACCAAAACAGCCCAAAAAAGGTCCTTTGATGCGCATTTCAACAAAAAAGTTCAGTGAGACAATACATCGAACACCTTGTATGCATTCACGATTTGAACAACTATACTCAAATATTGGCCGCCGATCATGAGCTAAGCGCCATTGTATTCCCCGGCATAAACCCATTTTTAGACAGAGAGACTGTGGAACGATCACGGTAAGAAAGGAAGCCAGTTTAAGAAATGAGCCAATTTTAGAATGGATGAAAATGAGATGAGATGAGAGGCTTTGGCAAAGTTAGATAGATGAGAATCGATGGAAATGAAAAGAGAGAGATTAGATTAAGTGGCTGAGATCAATCCTGAGGCAAGAATGGGCGGCTAAGATCTGGCAAATCACTATTGCGCACTGTTCTATGTCAGTATTAGGCGGCTGAGATCAAACATGGGACAAGTGAAAGCAAGAATGAGGGACCAGGATTTCGCAAAATACTATTGCGCACTGTGGAAACGAGGAGCACTATTCTTAAGAGTCCCGTAAGGTGAagttcatgcattttagtagtaaaGGATATATCAAAATTATTCTCATTTTATGCAACTTATTGAACTCTCGGAGTTGATGCGAAAACAGTACTGTCTTCTACCTGACTCTGAGTTTTTCGTCTTGAACTCTTTAATCTCTCATAGAGTTGTTTAGAAATCTCTGAGATCCTGAATATGCTGCTGCCTTGAAACCATTGTGTAAAAGCTTCATTGTACTTTTTCTGTGCAGGTTCCATCATCACAGGCATTAATAACGCCAGCGCAATGCAGATCATGGTGGAAACAGTTCGACATGGAGACAGAATATATGGTTAACCAAGCTATATTTGCTCTGGTAAATGTCTCTAGAGGGTTCTATTATGACTTTCAAACAATTCACACGAAAATATGCATTGTAGCCTTAGAGGTGATCATGGGACGAGACTAGTCTAGCGTATTGCACTTGGAGCCAATAGCTCGGACCTAATCGTTTTATGGTACCATGATGTTTAAACATTCTTTTGTTGTGTCATAAGCCGAGGAGTATATAGGATATATGTTGTTCATGTTAAACCGCCAGTTATAAGACTGTTCCCACTTAATTAGTAGATCATTTTCTAGAAGATGATTGGGTTATCATACTATCATGTATTGGAACTCCACTGACCTGGCGTATCGTTGATTTCCTCAGGAGGAAGCCACCAGGCATAACGCGGAAGCCATCAGGCCTAAGAAAACAAAGTGGAGATGGGTTCCCCAAGCAGCAAGTGTAGCAAGTGTAGCACTCACAGCTGTATCGATGGCTGTCGGTCTCCCAACTGTATAAGCAATAATGTTTTACCTAATGCATTCGAAGAATGAGATTTTTTCTATCATCTATCGACGGGTTTCCTAAAATAAGACTTTTACCTGTACATTTTTGATGAAACAGAAAATAAAAAAATGTCCAAAAAATTTCAGTGTGACAAAAACCGTGGTTGACCAGTGTGATGTACTAATTGTCATGTGTATATTTGGCCTAAATATGTTTCAGGATAATTTGGAATGTTGTCATGGTAGTTTAAGAATGATGCACACAGAAAAACAGCAGTCGAAAGAGAGGGGTTTAGTATACGGAAGGCAGGCCGTATTGTCGTATTGATGCTATGCAACTGCATGTACATAAAATGTTCCCGAAATGATTGTTATCATATGCCAAAGTCCAAAGGGTGAAAATTATCCTTGACATTCTTCTCAAATCAATCTTTATAGATTTGAGCCTGTTATTCCTCGGATAAACTTTACCAGGATATATATGGTTTGTATTTATCACGTCTGTGCAGAGAGTTTTACCCAGAGTCTTGCACACCAAAAAGCGGCTGCCGGGTTCcctcgtcaaaaaaaaaaaaaaaaaaaaaaaaaaaaaaaaaaaaaacttgcaaCTGTAGTTTTGACATTCACACCGTAGTTGCAATTAAAACTCATATAATGTGTCTACTTGTTATACACTAAAACCGTATTATTCTATAATTTACGATCCTCAAAAAGAAACTACCCAATCACAATTCCAGTTTCCTGGATTTCCCCCCCTCTTTTTTTCTCAAACTTTACATTATCTTTTTCACTGTTACTTCCCAGATACCAGAAACAACTAAATAAGGAGTGACAGTAGTGTACTGCATCTGTTAGTCAGAGGAAAAATGGAAGAAGGTCCTAAACTGTACGTAAACAAACCCAAGAAAGGTAATCAACTTGACTAATACTGTAATACTTgcgattatttttgatactcccttcgtcccgatcatttgtttacctttgattaaaataccgctCGCAAATGATTGAGATGGAGTGGgtattatcttattattgttattgattgTACCCACTTCATAAAAATGTAATCTTGCACATTCCCATCACATTTTATGCCATTATAATGCCTTAATTATGATTGGTTTGGTGATTTTTGCATTAATTTTGATTACTTAAAGCAGCACAGATGAAGCAAGTTAAAGGAATAGATGctcaatcatcatcatcatcagcagcagcaatttcttcTTACTATTCTAGTGGGAGTTCTAGTAATGGCAGTGGCGGCGG
Protein-coding sequences here:
- the LOC141622805 gene encoding protein ROOT HAIR DEFECTIVE 3 homolog 1-like, with the translated sequence MSAIRLDDEFDHIYQCLIYALLQDSTSQWSLNFLASSTWELVPSSQALITPAQCRSWWKQFDMETEYMVNQAIFALEEATRHNAEAIRPKKTKWRWVPQAASVASVALTAVSMAVGLPTV